The window CcctactagaaactgggttttcatacccatggtgtgcagagcacatatagtcctTAGTGAAACTTTGGCCTGAATTCCACAACAATTAATGCACGTATATTCAACAAATGTGTATgcaatcctcttttttttttcttcttgtattaTGCTCAGCCAAGTTCTAGCTTTCACATAATGCCATAAAAATGTGAAGCATTCCTCCAGTTCTGACACTTCAGTAAATAGAACATTTCATGTCTCAAGCTGTAAAACTTAGAGAACTTTTTGTCTTGCTTTATGAAGAATATAGAGTTATATTTTAAATGGTTGAAAAAGCAGTTaaagaagtaaacattttatgtctttgtataatatttagatgatatttaatttttcattttttgcacATGGACAATAAAGAGATGATTTGACCCTTTAACTAAGTTTAAGGCTACCGTTAAATCCCCATTCTTGTGGAAAGGTAaacaatgtgttgttgttttttacaagaagttacttattttgattttaagactTGTAGAAAATGATCTCTATTACAAGTCATGGGAACTCAttccattagaaaaataaaacttttaactgGAGCCTAGTCATTTTTTTCAACTCTTAAACTTGGGTCTCTCATactattttatttacagtatagcACAAAGAATTCAGAGGCCTTTATCCTGTTAATCACCTAGATGTTATAATGAACTTTAATAAGATCACTTATTGCCTCTTTTTCCTCAAGAAAAGTTAACAGATGTTAGATAGTATCAGTCCCCATAAGCCCATAAGATGTGCTAAAAACACATAGGTCCAAGaggtcttgataaaactgaaatagaaacccttataacccaagtgtttttgaaaggtggacctttcttctttaggggCAATCTGGGAATGCCCAGTATAATTGAATGagtgatatataaagatttagtttacTAACATCATAGAGGTCATCGGCCTTTCCtggaattgtttatttttctgtgtagTGTTATAAGCATTTCATTTCTGGTGATATGTAACTGATGGCGACAATGTTTATGAAAAGGTGTTGGTGGTATTTTAACTTTGGAATGGATAAAATATGCATGTGTTTTTAAGAACTGTGCTTATGAGTTAAAGTGCAAGAAAAAATGACTGATGATATCAAAACCAATAGCAATGTACTTTTTAGtgtttaaagtaagaaaaatataatgaGGATTAGGCCTATGATATTggtaagttttataaatattctttgtttttacaaGAGATGACATTAGCAATATTCCTGAACGTgaacattttacaagaaatatttgaaTTGTAGGATGTTTCAATGGGAGAAAGCAGAAAGTTATTAATGAATTTGACTATTGTTATAAGTTGAGTACCTAAGTTATGCTTAGGagtttgatttttcttgtttttgttaaccCTTTCGCAATGGGCTCGGTATAATATACTCAAGTTTGCATACACATTTGCATGTGTTGAATATTTACACTGTGGCTTTggatacagtatgtgtatcttcacaacatTTGGTGGACATTTAGTAAaggttacaagtattttgtattcaaaaaatcagatttttttaatgaaacatttttactaaagatttgtttgtgaaactaGTCTTTCATTACTAGTTagagtgtaaagtgatttcatgttataattataaacactATTCTTAAATCTCAGATACTGTTTGCATAAtatctaaaacctcctaaatacatttcaaatgtttgtgttcagtaaaacttaaattacagaaaataaaatataaactatatggggtctgtcacttaaccaaccttcTAACTATTGTAAAAGATTAGGAATTGAGTATAAATTCTGCTTTTTTGTGCTACAGTGACTATGTATTATAACACAAGTAGCTTCAATCTTATAACTCTatgtgaacatatatatttattacttctttattatattgactttccagtcatgcctacctaACATTATATATCTTGCACTGACATAGTGCACATGCACTCAGGTCACACATCCAATGACATAAAACTGACcattagtcttccctgtcttggctgtgttttagtggattagttattcatatgtcatatactgtagtaagaatgtataagggactgtttcaaaaTTGGAAAGAGTTGAACAGAGCCACTGTGTTTGAATCAGTAAACAAGGCAAAATAAAAAGCtgttaggtttttattttatattctagcttgtcaatattagtaatttctttcctaatttgtatgaaattatagacttagtattttgacattgcaaacatctaattttagccagtgctgcattcaacttACTATGTAATTcactaaaaattgtatttaatgtgtttttttaatatttacttttaaattataaattaactcgtgtataaaactttgaattgtaTAAGATTTCTTTCCatacttattgacataaattcatgtaatagtattacaataaaagtttaaatgtaaatcaacaaatgtgatgacatggcctttatCCTATGACCCATTATGAAAGAGTTAATGACATTGATAGAgtcataataattaaatttgtacAATTTGGTGTTCCTTTCTGTATTGAGGGTATTGATGCCCTTGAGAATGCTTTGGATCAATTGataagtttatcatttatttgataaataagttttataataagTACAAGATAATATATTTGGATTGTATTTAATATGCATGAAAATTCACTCAGTACTATGACTTATGAACAGGATCTTGGTATAGTAGTGGATAAGTTTTTCAAGTTGTCAAAGTAGtgcattgtttctagtagaaATACTAATATAATATTAGGGTTTACTTACAGACATTGATTAAAAGTCAAAAGAGTTAATTCACATTTATGAAAATCAGTAGTTAAACCTTACTTAGAATGCTATGTACAGTATAGGGACTTtatctaagaaaaatattgacTTAGAGACTTCAAAGGAGAGTTACTAGAATTATTCTAGTGATGGAGGGTTTATTTTGTGGCAATAGTTTAAGATCTGTTGAGAAAATAAGGGTAAGAGATGATCTTATTGAAGGTACAAAAGTATGTGAGAGATTATTAGTATAAAGGCTTCTTGATTTCTTTGTGCTGTATTTTGAAGATTATAGAATGAGCAGACATCAATTTAAGGTTTAGAAGCATGGTGCTATGTACCTTTGTCATAGTTTgatgcattttgttttatttattttcaaaaattagctTTCTAGAAAATTATATTGTTTGGATGGGAGAACAAGGCATTTAACATGGTAGTTTGAAACTGGTATTGCAATCAAATGgtacaaaattttgaaattcaacttttataggaattttttttatatacttcatttAGTACTGtggatgtatttttaaaatttgtaatcaGAGATTAAGTAAATTATTGTAACCTTTTATAAGCCTAGTAAGGAATTTTTTTTAACACTGTGTGCAGTTGTGATTACTTTGCTTCAGTGATGATATAATCATGCAGGGAAAAGTACAAATTGTGTGAGTTATCAAGATACTGAGCTCACTCTGTCTCTGATCATTTCCCTTACCAACTCAGCTGTCATATTTAATCTTAAATAAACAACTATTCATCCTGATCATTATACATTTGCCCCCATTCACATAAGATCTGTCCTCTaggaaacataaaacataatcttAAGGTATTAGCACAACACAACCTAGCATCTAAGTTGGCAATACACAAGCCAGAACCACTGAAGTAGCCTACACACAAGGCCAATTGCTTAGTTATGCACATACATGTAAGCTAGCTGATTGATTAATGATATACTCTAGGGAAAGATATGACTACTTGTTGAGAACAAGTATCATTGGGAAAGCTACCCTGACCAAGGTTTGAATCAGGGATTCTTGGCTTACAGAAGCATTATGAGTGATTAGCAGATCTACCAGAAATCAAGTGACAGGTGGACAGTGTATGCATGTCATTTACATATGGAAGAATTAATATGACTGCCCACtattaaaaatgggtaaatgagTGAATAAGGGTTTTAGAATCCCTCTTGAGTATATCcaagaaattttaaaagtttgatgGTAACCAGTCCAGTGCTCGGtaagttggatttttttttttttttatagacatCTAAATAGAAATATAGAAACAACACTATATAGTATAGACTTTGTGGGATGCAGTGATGAATTAGAAATGACTTCACTCAGGTTAAACAATTTGTAGGATTTTGACATTTCCATGTGTTATCTAAATAGTGAAATGAAAAGATTGGAAAACCAACTTGAATATTTATGACCTGAGAGCAATAAGATTAAAGTTTGAAAATCTAAatccatgtttttttttcctctgttgagaattataaacttttatattctGTAGTGATAATTTCCATGTGGTGGTgcagtttgtttatatatgtatatatttaatgtttgaatGAGTATACACATATGGAATGCTGTATTTAGTCTGGTTTTCACTCTCTGCCACTTTGACCTTTGTTCATAATACTGAgatgtttgtgaaatattttttattgtatttattttttgataaccACTTAGTTTATTaagtagaaaaatgaaagatTTTTTATACCACTTATGACAGGAAGATGGAAGAAGATTCTCACTGAAAACTCTTTCTTCCAATGCTCATTATTGAATACCTAATAATACTTCTTGTTAATAGTGATATAGTTTGATATATTAAGCacaatgtaatgtttataaagatatcaTGAGATTAAATATAGAGAGATAAGAAATTTCTATGTTAAACagtcttaaaataaaaagtaataaactaatCATGTAAAGGCTATAAGcatcaaaatgaaaaacaagattGAAGCCATTTATAAATGAAAGTACGTCTACCAGACTTGTGTACTTGTAGAATGTATGTTATCTAATtgtgtttggattttttaaaaaataaactttttttttctcatcatagAAACATGGTCTAAATCTTCTGGAAATGGTAATCCATTATTATCTGACACTTGCTCTTCTCCCAAAAAGGGATCTCAGCGAGTGACATTTGAAATTGTTTCTGCAAAAACTGTTCTCCAAGGAAGGAGAAAACATGTTGTAAGGCccttaattaaatttttttagaattaacaTGGCGGTTGGATTCTAAGAGATACAGTCTAAACTACAGAACTTCTacataaagataatatttctgtaatctgtgatgacaagaaaacctacttgtagagaaaattatatatttaaaaatggctggtatgggtagagaaggcactaatagaggggCAAACAGTGTTTTGATCTTCTTTGttcataatgaacacaaatgaatacatccaaaaaatgacaaacattctatcagacacaaacaaatttaaaccaatacacacaaattgaacaaagacacacaaaatgcaactgaacaaaatactactaagATTGAAAAAAGCCatcacaatttcacaaacactttattcctacctacacaagaccgactcacgcacaccacaaatgtACGTCATCCCTAAacttcataaaccagattgtccactatgaccaataatgtccacatatgaattgtttaattgcaatcttggtaaatacatagcatgggcattctccaaatatgtaacatcagccagttcattcatcaaagattcctttaatttcaaatttaactatgaacctgacaatgactgaaggtcaaaatgtttatcgctcctctattagtgctttctctacccataccagccatttttaaatatataataattctgtaaattaaaataattgtttcaatCATTAATCAAAATGAGAAAGAATAGAGGGTTAAATGAGTGATGTGTAATAGTTTAATTCAACATTCAGTCTCTCTAAAAATTACCAAAAGCAAATTTTAGTTCCAGAATATGTTTTGTGCATCAAGTTAGTAGAGTTTAATGCTTATATAACTTAAGTATTCTTTAGCTTCCTCGTATTTAATTACAAGTGTAATagctttcaaaattttttttgatttcctataatttttatcttatgtatacatacataatatGTGTATTCTTGGTATTTTGTAAACTAACACTAGAAGGCTGTTTTTACAATATCTGTGTAAAGgtatcaaaaatattacttagATATAATTTTTTCCTATATTTGTAGAGCTACACTATTATAATAAAAAGGATTCCAGGCTTAGAACGTCAACCTGGGGTTTTGGAACGTCGCTATTCAGACTTTCTGCTACTTTTCCAAGCTCTACGTACTAGATACCCTGCTCTTCTGACAGAATTTCCTTTTCCTAAGAAGGCTTTAGTTGGAAATTTTACAGCTGAAGTTATAGCAGAAAGAAGTGTTGCATTTCACCATTTGCTGACTTATGCATTCTCGGTAAAGGAGCTGCGACAAACACCAGAACTTGCTGATTTTTTATACAATCGTGAATTACGAGAAGCTCACAAACTAATGAAAACTGGCCATTTTGAAGATGCGtcagttattttagaaaatatcttttttgttcAAGAAAAGCTACTAGGAGAAAGTAGCTGGCCTGTATTTTCCACTCTCTGCTTCTTGGTAGCCTGTTTAAATGCTGTTGACAATATTACAGAAGCTCAGAAATATGCAGAGATTGCTATTTGTCACATGGAGTTGTACAAGAACAGTGAGATGTCAGTGCCTCTGTTAATTTTGTCTGTACGACTCTGGTGGGCAGTTGGTAAAGATAAGAGAGACTTGGAAGAGAAACTGCAGGAAATAAAGCAAGGAGGATTGAGCATTGATAAACTTCCAACACTTCTAGAATTTGTCTTAAAGCAAGATAATCTTCAGCCTATGTTGTTCTGAGATGGCTGTTTCAGGTTGCTTTATGTATGTGTTATATTAATACATGTGGACAGTGTGACTAACATAAACACAAGTGTGGATATGAAAGACAAATGGTTTATTAGTGTGTATTCTTTAATACTTATTACAAGCATATAATAGATAAGTTTCTCAACTGTTTTAAGCACTCCCCATTAccttttgagattttttttctcCCCAGCAAACTTGTgttaatttcttcatttatatGTCATACAGAACGAACTGTCTGGTGAAgccatttctttataataaataatctccTGCAGTTACATAAAAGCTTTATTTCTTTTCTATATGACTAAAGTTGTACTTTCAACCTAAGAACATTCTATGAAGCTGCTAAATGGCATGAAAAGTGACAAGCTTGCTGTCGATCATTCTCTTTTATGTATTAACTGCTGTACATTATTGT of the Tachypleus tridentatus isolate NWPU-2018 chromosome 13, ASM421037v1, whole genome shotgun sequence genome contains:
- the Snx21 gene encoding sorting nexin 21; this encodes MSKNPIVTTTAGDITHDVLADDFDDLTLSSRVGGTLCFTDGSVADGLSTQKESETSKTIKTWSKSSGNGNPLLSDTCSSPKKGSQRVTFEIVSAKTVLQGRRKHVSYTIIIKRIPGLERQPGVLERRYSDFLLLFQALRTRYPALLTEFPFPKKALVGNFTAEVIAERSVAFHHLLTYAFSVKELRQTPELADFLYNRELREAHKLMKTGHFEDASVILENIFFVQEKLLGESSWPVFSTLCFLVACLNAVDNITEAQKYAEIAICHMELYKNSEMSVPLLILSVRLWWAVGKDKRDLEEKLQEIKQGGLSIDKLPTLLEFVLKQDNLQPMLF